One Arthrobacter sp. FW306-07-I genomic window carries:
- a CDS encoding vitamin K epoxide reductase family protein → MPSISPVSAREEDRSADQQATPAATVPPMARKRPFGWLLVITGVVGWLASGTLVLEKLEVLKDPSHTTVCDVNPWISCGQVMQTWQSSVFGFPNMFIGIVAFAITTTVGMALLSGATFARWYWLGLQAGVTLGFAFVVWLWSQALYSIHILCPFCMIVWAAMIPLFVWTTIRNITAGVIPMPSGAARILGDSGWIITALLYVAVIATIFFAFIQVFVGTSGF, encoded by the coding sequence ATGCCCAGCATCTCCCCAGTCAGCGCCCGTGAAGAGGATCGGAGCGCCGATCAACAAGCTACGCCGGCCGCTACCGTTCCGCCGATGGCCCGGAAGCGGCCTTTCGGCTGGCTGCTGGTCATCACCGGCGTCGTTGGCTGGCTTGCCTCCGGAACCCTGGTGCTGGAAAAGCTCGAAGTGCTCAAGGACCCCAGCCACACCACGGTGTGCGACGTGAATCCCTGGATCTCGTGCGGGCAGGTAATGCAGACGTGGCAAAGTTCCGTCTTCGGTTTCCCCAACATGTTTATCGGCATCGTGGCTTTCGCGATCACCACCACCGTGGGCATGGCCCTGCTTTCGGGAGCCACTTTTGCCCGCTGGTACTGGCTGGGACTGCAGGCAGGCGTCACGCTCGGCTTCGCGTTCGTGGTGTGGCTGTGGTCCCAGGCCCTGTACTCCATCCACATCCTGTGCCCGTTCTGCATGATCGTCTGGGCGGCCATGATCCCGCTCTTTGTGTGGACCACCATCAGGAACATCACCGCTGGCGTCATCCCCATGCCTTCAGGCGCAGCCCGCATCCTCGGTGATTCCGGCTGGATCATCACTGCGCTGCTGTACGTGGCCGTCATCGCCACCATCTTCTTCGCGTTCATCCAGGTCTTTGTGGGGACCTCGGGCTTCTAA
- the thiD gene encoding bifunctional hydroxymethylpyrimidine kinase/phosphomethylpyrimidine kinase, which translates to MPLPAAFDAPTALPAGRDVPRVLSIAGSDPSGGAGIQADLKSIAAHGGYGMAAITALTAQNTQGVQAVHVPPAAFLAQQLDAVSDDINIDAVKIGMLGDREVIRTVRGWLEKVRPDVVVLDPVMVATSGDRLLKESAEAALRELLPLAHLITPNLPELAMLMGAAPAESWDEALAQGRRLADATGATILVKGGHLAGERCPDALVNTAGLLGEEIVEVPGPRIATRNSHGTGCSLSSAMATVQARLGDWEATLRTVKPWLAGALENSGQLSVGRGNGPVHHFHHLRPALQEGGFAARLWTEAQQDLDDIYALDFIRGLAAGDLAEKDFAYYLAQDALYLNGYSRVLARTSALAPSEAEQLFWAGSAQNCLEVETELHRSWLSTRPVQGGLGPVTKAYVDHLTAASASGSYAVLAAAVLPCFWLYAEVGRKLHSQFLSSCEPEGHAYAAWLRTYADEGFAEATRRAIAIVDGAGRKASDHERAAMVTAFKQSCRLEVEFFDAPRLHS; encoded by the coding sequence ATGCCCCTGCCAGCTGCATTCGATGCACCCACTGCGTTGCCGGCAGGCCGTGACGTTCCACGCGTCCTCTCCATCGCGGGCTCGGACCCGTCAGGCGGAGCGGGCATCCAGGCAGACCTTAAGAGCATCGCCGCGCATGGCGGCTATGGCATGGCCGCCATCACCGCCCTCACAGCCCAGAACACCCAGGGCGTGCAGGCCGTGCACGTTCCTCCGGCCGCTTTCCTGGCCCAGCAGCTGGATGCCGTCAGCGACGACATCAACATCGACGCCGTCAAGATCGGCATGCTGGGTGACAGGGAAGTGATCCGCACTGTGCGCGGCTGGCTCGAAAAGGTGCGTCCCGACGTCGTGGTTCTCGATCCGGTGATGGTTGCCACCAGCGGCGACCGGCTGCTGAAGGAATCGGCGGAAGCGGCACTTCGGGAACTGCTGCCCCTTGCCCACCTCATCACCCCCAACCTGCCCGAGCTTGCCATGCTGATGGGCGCTGCCCCTGCGGAGAGCTGGGATGAGGCGCTGGCCCAGGGCAGGCGCCTGGCCGATGCCACCGGGGCCACAATCCTGGTCAAGGGCGGGCACCTGGCGGGGGAGCGCTGTCCGGACGCTCTGGTCAACACCGCGGGCCTGCTCGGGGAGGAGATAGTGGAAGTCCCGGGACCCCGTATTGCCACCCGCAACAGCCACGGCACGGGATGCTCCCTTTCCTCCGCAATGGCAACCGTGCAGGCACGCCTGGGCGACTGGGAAGCAACACTGCGGACCGTCAAGCCCTGGCTGGCCGGCGCCCTCGAGAACTCGGGCCAGCTGTCAGTGGGCCGGGGGAACGGGCCAGTGCACCACTTCCACCATCTGCGGCCGGCACTGCAGGAAGGCGGCTTCGCGGCCCGGCTATGGACGGAAGCCCAACAGGACCTCGACGACATCTACGCGCTTGACTTCATCCGCGGCCTGGCCGCGGGAGACCTGGCCGAGAAGGACTTCGCCTACTACCTGGCCCAGGACGCCCTTTACCTCAACGGGTACTCCCGCGTTCTGGCCCGCACCAGCGCCCTGGCCCCCTCGGAGGCCGAACAATTGTTCTGGGCAGGATCGGCCCAGAATTGCCTCGAAGTGGAAACGGAACTCCACCGCTCCTGGCTCAGCACACGGCCGGTCCAGGGCGGCCTGGGCCCCGTCACCAAGGCCTACGTTGACCACCTCACAGCAGCATCGGCGTCGGGCAGCTACGCAGTCCTGGCGGCAGCCGTCCTGCCCTGCTTCTGGCTCTACGCCGAGGTGGGCAGGAAGCTGCACTCCCAGTTCCTTTCCAGCTGTGAGCCTGAAGGGCACGCCTACGCGGCGTGGCTGCGCACCTACGCCGACGAGGGCTTCGCCGAAGCCACCCGCCGGGCCATCGCCATCGTGGATGGGGCGGGGCGGAAAGCGTCGGACCATGAAAGAGCAGCGATGGTCACCGCGTTCAAGCAGTCCTGCCGCTTGGAAGTGGAATTCTTCGACGCGCCGAGACTTCATTCCTGA
- the rpmA gene encoding 50S ribosomal protein L27, with translation MAHKKGASSTRNGRDSNAQYLGVKRFGGQVVSAGEIIVRQRGTHFHPGAGVGRGGDDTLFALTPGAVEFGTRRGRRVVNIVAAAAAE, from the coding sequence ATGGCACATAAAAAGGGCGCGAGCTCCACTCGCAACGGTCGCGATTCCAACGCTCAGTACCTCGGCGTCAAGCGCTTCGGCGGCCAGGTAGTTTCCGCAGGCGAGATCATCGTCCGCCAGCGTGGCACCCACTTCCACCCGGGCGCCGGCGTTGGCCGTGGCGGTGACGACACCCTGTTCGCACTGACCCCGGGCGCCGTTGAATTCGGCACCCGCCGCGGTCGTCGCGTGGTCAACATCGTTGCTGCTGCAGCTGCAGAGTAA
- a CDS encoding DUF4233 domain-containing protein — MARLTKAQREWRPGMPKKRRSTKVMFASTVLLLEAFVMFFATLVVFGLRRGEFPPALILGVGIALSVVMIGACAVLNRPWGIGLGWILQLVLILTGIFEPAMFLVGALFAVAWWYGIRTGIRLDREAAQRAREQSEWEAAHPDQASGPAQPQSP; from the coding sequence ATGGCCAGACTGACCAAAGCGCAACGTGAGTGGCGCCCCGGCATGCCGAAGAAGCGGCGCTCCACGAAGGTCATGTTCGCCTCCACGGTGTTGCTCCTCGAAGCCTTCGTGATGTTTTTCGCCACCCTGGTGGTGTTCGGCCTCCGCCGCGGTGAGTTCCCGCCGGCGCTGATCCTGGGCGTTGGCATTGCCCTCAGCGTGGTGATGATCGGCGCCTGTGCAGTCCTCAACAGGCCCTGGGGCATCGGGCTGGGGTGGATCCTGCAGCTCGTCCTGATCCTCACGGGCATATTCGAGCCGGCCATGTTCCTGGTGGGCGCCCTCTTTGCGGTTGCCTGGTGGTACGGCATCCGCACCGGCATCCGGCTGGACCGCGAAGCTGCACAGCGCGCCCGCGAGCAGTCGGAATGGGAAGCGGCCCATCCCGACCAGGCCTCCGGTCCGGCCCAGCCACAGTCCCCGTAG
- the ndk gene encoding nucleoside-diphosphate kinase — translation MTTERTLVLIKPDGVARNLTGAILARIEAKGYSLVELKKVDATRELLEQHYEEHVGKPFYEPLVEFMLSGPVVAAIFEGHRVIEGFRSLAGTTDPTTAAPGTIRGDFGRDWGLKVQQNLVHGSDSTDSAEREIKIWFQ, via the coding sequence GTGACTACAGAGCGCACCCTCGTCCTGATCAAGCCCGACGGCGTCGCCCGTAACCTGACCGGCGCCATCCTGGCCCGCATCGAAGCCAAGGGCTACAGCCTGGTTGAGCTGAAGAAGGTTGACGCCACCCGTGAACTGCTGGAGCAGCACTACGAGGAGCACGTGGGCAAGCCGTTCTACGAGCCGCTGGTGGAGTTCATGCTCAGCGGACCCGTGGTGGCTGCCATCTTCGAAGGCCACCGCGTCATTGAAGGCTTCCGCTCGCTGGCCGGCACCACGGACCCCACGACGGCGGCGCCGGGCACCATCCGCGGCGACTTCGGCCGGGACTGGGGCTTGAAGGTGCAGCAGAACCTGGTGCACGGCTCCGACTCCACCGATTCCGCTGAGCGCGAGATCAAGATCTGGTTCCAGTAA
- the rplU gene encoding 50S ribosomal protein L21 — MVYAIVRAGGRQEKVSVGDFVTLNRVAGGAGSTIELPALLLVDGDKVTSAAADLAKVTVTAEILQDLRGPKIVIQKYKNKTGYKKRQGHRQELTKVKITGIK, encoded by the coding sequence GTGGTGTACGCGATTGTCCGCGCAGGCGGCCGCCAAGAGAAGGTTTCCGTTGGAGACTTCGTTACCCTGAACCGCGTCGCCGGTGGAGCCGGCAGCACCATCGAGCTGCCCGCACTGCTCCTGGTTGACGGTGACAAAGTCACCTCCGCCGCCGCTGACCTGGCCAAGGTAACTGTTACGGCTGAAATCCTCCAGGACCTCCGTGGTCCTAAGATTGTCATCCAGAAGTACAAGAACAAGACCGGCTACAAGAAGCGCCAGGGTCACCGCCAGGAACTGACCAAGGTCAAGATCACCGGCATCAAGTAA
- a CDS encoding bifunctional folylpolyglutamate synthase/dihydrofolate synthase, producing MSDEFSVESVYAELLGRAPENKMEPRLAPLFRAMDVLGEPNKAYPIIHVTGTNGKTSTARMIESVLRAQGLSTGRYTSPHLSKVTERISIDGHPVSDETFVRIWDEIRPYLQIVDSELEAEGQPRLTYFECLTILGFAIFADQPVNVAIIEVGLGGITDATNVGDGQVSVVTPISLDHTDLLGDTTADIAYEKAGIIKPGGYLISAAQPVDAAQVLLEKAREVGVPFRFEGVEFGVESRTVAVGGQMVTIQGIAGRYPDLLVPLHGAHQAQNAAVAVAALEAFFGGEKELPFDVLQEGFAAVTSPGRLEVVRTAPTIIVDAAHNPDGIKASAVALQEAFTFTRLVPVVGVLKEKDAEEILRELKESLGGVAEEYCFTQSNSPRAVPAAELAELAIDLGFGEDNVHIAEKLDDALEWAVERAEANEDLSGAVLVTGSITLVAEARILLGKTEA from the coding sequence ATGTCCGACGAATTTTCCGTGGAAAGCGTCTACGCCGAACTGTTGGGACGGGCGCCCGAGAACAAAATGGAGCCCCGGCTGGCGCCGCTGTTCCGTGCCATGGACGTGCTCGGCGAGCCCAACAAGGCGTACCCGATCATCCACGTGACCGGCACCAACGGCAAGACGTCCACAGCCCGCATGATCGAGTCCGTGCTCCGCGCCCAGGGCCTGAGCACCGGCCGCTACACCAGCCCGCACCTGTCCAAGGTCACCGAACGGATCAGCATCGACGGCCACCCGGTATCCGACGAAACGTTCGTCCGGATCTGGGACGAAATCCGGCCCTACCTGCAGATCGTGGACTCCGAGCTCGAAGCCGAGGGCCAGCCGCGGCTGACCTACTTCGAATGCCTCACCATCCTGGGCTTCGCCATCTTCGCCGACCAGCCCGTCAACGTGGCCATCATCGAAGTGGGCCTGGGCGGCATCACGGACGCCACCAACGTGGGCGACGGCCAGGTGTCGGTGGTCACCCCCATCTCGCTGGACCACACGGACCTGCTGGGGGACACTACGGCGGACATCGCCTACGAAAAGGCCGGCATCATCAAGCCCGGCGGCTACCTCATCAGTGCAGCCCAGCCGGTTGACGCCGCCCAGGTGCTGCTGGAGAAGGCCAGGGAGGTGGGCGTGCCGTTCCGCTTCGAGGGCGTGGAGTTCGGCGTCGAGTCACGGACAGTGGCCGTCGGCGGGCAGATGGTCACCATTCAGGGCATCGCCGGCCGCTACCCGGACCTGCTGGTGCCGCTGCACGGCGCGCACCAGGCACAGAACGCCGCCGTGGCGGTCGCCGCCCTGGAGGCGTTCTTCGGCGGTGAGAAGGAATTGCCCTTCGACGTCCTGCAGGAAGGCTTCGCCGCCGTCACCTCGCCCGGCCGGCTCGAGGTGGTGCGCACTGCGCCAACAATCATCGTTGACGCTGCCCACAACCCCGACGGCATCAAGGCCTCCGCGGTGGCGCTCCAGGAAGCATTCACCTTCACCCGGCTGGTGCCGGTAGTGGGCGTACTGAAGGAAAAGGACGCCGAGGAGATCCTGCGCGAACTCAAGGAATCCTTGGGAGGCGTGGCGGAGGAATACTGCTTCACCCAGTCCAACTCGCCGCGTGCCGTCCCCGCCGCCGAACTGGCGGAGCTCGCGATCGACCTGGGCTTCGGCGAGGACAACGTGCACATCGCCGAGAAACTGGACGACGCACTGGAGTGGGCAGTGGAACGCGCCGAAGCCAACGAGGACCTGTCCGGCGCCGTGCTGGTCACCGGGTCCATCACGCTGGTGGCCGAAGCACGGATCCTGCTTGGAAAAACGGAGGCGTGA
- a CDS encoding Rne/Rng family ribonuclease, protein MDNDQELAVNVEAAADAAAPKRAPRARRKAAPKAMDDVTEAVATAPEAAVSPHVDATQADDAEKAPKAPARRTRARKKVEAAEPLPTFAEEAGPADERVAADGAGVDASAGASAAVAAGPVVDAAAAGSPAAAPVAEPAADVESKPVRRRRVATRKVASPASAEPAPPATEAVVEGSAAPEAAVQEAVQEPAAAQAPVQEPAPTAESAEPAQETPAASSGGEPEAAASPFASLFLEPASPTSVLFQAPDLSTVVRPAAPVAEEPEEEETEDTEDSSSRRRRRSRGRRGRSRIGDRAEEDNEDGSVDADAQDEADEDTAGTVEDGVTSRRRRRRRRGDQDLELTGGEDDDPPNTVTRVRAPRTVSEAPASNRVTSVKGSTRLEAKKQRRRESRDTGRRRTVITEAEFLARRESVDRQMIVRQRDDRIQIAVLEDGVLAEHFVSKTQQDSLIGNVYLGKVQNVLPSMEAAFVDIGRGRNAVLYAGEVNWEAVNLEGKQRRIENALKSGDTVLVQVTKDPVGHKGARLTSQISLPGRYLVYVPGGSMTGISRKLPDVERNRLKRILKDRLPEHAGVIVRTAAEGASEEELTHDINRLRAQWEGIESQSASTKILAPELLYGEPDLTIKVVRDVFNEDFSKLIVSGEEAWDTIEAYVTYVAPDLVGRLEKWTKDQDIFSAWRIDEQIHKALERKVFLPSGGSLVIDRTEAMTVVDVNTGKFTGSGGNLEETVTKNNLEAAEEVVRQLRLRDIGGIIVIDFIDMVLESNRDLVLRRLVECLGRDRTKHQVAEVTSLGLVQMTRKRMGTGLLEVFGEQCEACAGRGVVTHDDPVEHRRANVVAAEHHHVQRNDNRPEARPEAHRTESQRTDNNQPGARSERKRRRGRNGQQPEAAPAPAVQVHTVHPDPTDAERHAKAEATRLALANIAAAAHAAHLHDEEVAATRQVPAAPPAPAPAEEKHDADAPTRPAAVLTFGGEEVPLPFVEHAEEQQPKPALTLDRLAEAFAHLGQPASSVEDAPARTAEVPQAAEPSAPAPATPESGAEAGGAEARTAVEVPGEKDYSDHTLEQSRQRRPRRHRGASRAQGAANETAVQHHENVQSTAGGHSHAAKAPEMDKAQATAEPGKAAAEPIILGVGVPASEL, encoded by the coding sequence ATGGATAATGATCAGGAACTGGCCGTTAACGTAGAAGCCGCGGCGGATGCTGCGGCACCGAAGAGGGCCCCACGCGCCCGGCGCAAAGCAGCTCCCAAGGCGATGGACGACGTGACGGAAGCCGTCGCCACGGCTCCGGAAGCAGCGGTTTCCCCCCACGTCGACGCAACACAGGCTGATGACGCGGAAAAGGCGCCCAAGGCTCCGGCCCGACGCACCCGCGCCCGGAAGAAGGTGGAGGCTGCGGAACCGCTGCCCACCTTCGCGGAGGAAGCCGGCCCCGCTGACGAGCGTGTCGCCGCCGACGGTGCCGGCGTTGACGCCTCCGCCGGGGCGTCGGCTGCCGTTGCTGCCGGCCCCGTTGTTGATGCTGCCGCCGCTGGCAGTCCCGCCGCCGCACCTGTTGCCGAACCAGCGGCAGACGTCGAAAGCAAACCGGTCCGCCGCCGTCGGGTAGCCACCCGCAAGGTTGCTTCCCCCGCCAGTGCCGAACCGGCACCTCCCGCCACCGAAGCCGTGGTTGAGGGATCAGCAGCACCTGAAGCCGCAGTTCAGGAAGCAGTGCAGGAGCCCGCCGCCGCGCAGGCGCCGGTGCAGGAGCCCGCGCCGACCGCGGAATCCGCTGAACCGGCGCAGGAAACTCCGGCCGCGTCCAGCGGCGGAGAACCTGAAGCTGCCGCAAGCCCCTTCGCTTCCCTGTTCCTGGAACCCGCGTCGCCCACCTCCGTGCTCTTCCAGGCACCGGACCTCAGCACTGTGGTCCGTCCCGCAGCGCCCGTCGCCGAGGAGCCTGAGGAGGAAGAAACCGAAGACACTGAGGATTCCTCCAGCCGCCGCCGGCGCCGCAGCCGTGGCCGCAGGGGCCGCAGCCGGATCGGCGACAGGGCTGAAGAGGACAACGAGGACGGCAGCGTTGACGCCGACGCCCAGGACGAAGCCGACGAGGACACGGCCGGGACGGTGGAGGACGGCGTGACCTCCCGCCGCCGCCGTCGCCGCCGCCGTGGGGACCAGGACCTTGAGCTTACGGGTGGCGAAGACGACGATCCCCCCAACACGGTCACGCGCGTGCGCGCCCCGCGGACTGTGAGCGAGGCACCCGCCAGCAACCGCGTCACCAGCGTTAAGGGTTCCACCCGCCTGGAGGCCAAGAAACAGCGCCGCCGCGAATCCCGCGACACGGGCCGCCGCCGCACGGTCATCACCGAAGCCGAGTTCCTGGCGCGCCGGGAGTCCGTTGACCGGCAGATGATCGTTCGCCAGCGCGACGACAGAATCCAGATCGCGGTCCTCGAAGACGGCGTGCTGGCCGAGCACTTCGTATCCAAGACCCAGCAGGACTCGTTGATCGGCAACGTGTACCTGGGCAAGGTCCAGAACGTCCTGCCGTCCATGGAAGCGGCGTTCGTGGACATCGGCCGCGGCCGCAACGCGGTCCTGTACGCCGGCGAGGTCAACTGGGAAGCGGTGAACCTCGAGGGCAAGCAGCGCCGCATCGAAAACGCGCTGAAGTCCGGCGATACCGTCCTGGTCCAGGTCACCAAGGACCCCGTGGGCCACAAGGGTGCCCGCCTCACCAGCCAGATCTCGCTGCCCGGACGCTACCTGGTGTACGTACCCGGCGGGTCCATGACCGGCATCTCCCGCAAGCTGCCCGACGTCGAACGGAACCGCCTCAAGCGCATCCTCAAAGACCGCCTGCCCGAGCACGCCGGCGTCATTGTTCGCACTGCCGCCGAGGGCGCTTCCGAGGAAGAGCTCACGCACGACATCAACAGGCTGCGGGCCCAGTGGGAAGGCATCGAAAGCCAGTCGGCCTCCACCAAGATCCTGGCCCCCGAACTGCTCTACGGCGAGCCGGACCTGACCATCAAGGTGGTCCGCGACGTCTTCAACGAGGACTTCTCCAAGCTCATCGTCTCGGGCGAGGAAGCCTGGGACACCATCGAGGCCTACGTAACCTACGTGGCCCCGGACCTGGTGGGCCGCCTCGAGAAGTGGACCAAGGACCAGGACATCTTCTCCGCTTGGCGCATCGACGAGCAGATCCACAAGGCCCTCGAACGGAAGGTCTTCCTTCCCTCGGGCGGCTCCCTGGTGATCGATCGCACCGAGGCAATGACCGTGGTGGACGTCAACACCGGCAAGTTCACCGGCAGCGGTGGCAACCTCGAGGAAACCGTCACCAAGAACAACCTCGAAGCTGCCGAGGAAGTGGTACGCCAGCTGCGGCTGCGCGACATCGGCGGCATTATCGTGATCGACTTCATCGACATGGTGCTCGAATCCAACCGCGACCTGGTGCTGCGCCGCCTGGTGGAATGCCTGGGCCGCGACCGGACCAAGCACCAGGTTGCCGAAGTGACCTCTCTCGGCCTGGTCCAGATGACCCGCAAGCGCATGGGCACCGGGCTCCTGGAAGTCTTCGGCGAGCAGTGCGAGGCCTGCGCCGGCCGCGGCGTGGTGACCCACGACGATCCCGTGGAGCACCGCAGGGCCAATGTCGTGGCCGCCGAGCACCACCACGTCCAGCGCAATGACAACCGGCCCGAAGCCCGGCCGGAAGCCCACCGCACCGAAAGCCAGCGGACCGACAACAACCAGCCGGGCGCACGTTCCGAACGAAAGCGGCGGCGCGGACGCAACGGCCAGCAGCCCGAGGCCGCTCCGGCTCCTGCCGTCCAGGTCCACACCGTCCACCCGGACCCTACGGACGCTGAGCGGCATGCCAAGGCAGAAGCAACCCGCCTTGCCCTGGCCAACATCGCCGCTGCTGCCCACGCCGCCCACCTGCACGACGAAGAGGTGGCGGCAACCCGGCAGGTGCCCGCCGCCCCGCCTGCGCCGGCTCCGGCGGAGGAGAAACACGACGCCGACGCCCCCACGCGTCCGGCGGCTGTCCTGACATTCGGTGGCGAGGAAGTCCCGCTTCCGTTCGTGGAGCATGCGGAGGAGCAGCAGCCCAAGCCGGCTCTCACCTTGGACCGGCTCGCTGAAGCGTTCGCCCACCTGGGCCAGCCGGCGTCGTCCGTGGAGGACGCTCCGGCCAGGACCGCGGAGGTGCCGCAGGCAGCCGAACCGTCCGCACCGGCACCGGCCACGCCGGAATCAGGGGCTGAAGCCGGGGGAGCGGAAGCCCGCACCGCGGTGGAAGTTCCAGGCGAAAAGGACTATTCGGACCACACGCTGGAACAGTCCCGGCAGCGCCGTCCGCGGCGCCACCGGGGTGCCAGCCGTGCGCAGGGTGCCGCCAACGAGACCGCCGTCCAGCACCACGAAAACGTCCAGTCGACTGCCGGAGGCCATTCGCACGCGGCCAAGGCCCCGGAAATGGATAAGGCACAGGCCACCGCCGAACCGGGCAAGGCGGCAGCGGAACCGATTATCCTCGGCGTCGGCGTCCCGGCTTCGGAGCTGTAA